Below is a genomic region from Pyxidicoccus trucidator.
GGATGCCGGGCGGCCTGTCCTCCCTGGTGGGGCAGGCGGGCGGGCGGCGGGGGCCAGACGGCATCCGGGCGCGTGGTGCACGGCCCGTCACGGCGGTCCTAGCTTCACGGGAAGCGCGCGCCGCGTCACGGGAGACAGCCGCATGGAGACCTGGAACCAGACATCGTCGGATGCCGTTCGCAGCCACACGCCCTTGGTGGTGAACCGGCGCATCGACGAGCACGTGGAGGCGTGCGTGCGGCACATGGCGCAGCATGCGGACCGCGCGGAGATGAGCCGCTACCTCGACCGCCTGGAGAAGGAGTGGGACATCAGCCGGGCCCTCTCCGTGGGGGCCGCCGCCGCGGTGGCGCTCGGCCTGCTGCTCGGCCGCAAGGATGGTGGCTCCTGGCGCGTGCTGAGCGCGGTGGCCGCCGGCACGCTGTTCCAGCACGGGCTGTTCGGCTTCGGGCCCATGTCCGGGGTGCTGCGCCTCATGGGCGTGCGCACGCGCCGGGAAATCGACCTGGAGAAGTTCGCCATCAAGGCGCTGCGCGGCGACTTCGAGCGCATCCCCAACGACGGGGGGCCGCTGGCCAAGGCCAACGCCGCCCTCGTCGCCGCGCAGTCCTGAAGCCCCGCCTGGCGGGGGGACTTGAACACGATGCCGGAGGCGGGCCGAGCGGCCCGCCCCCGGTGCGGCCTCAGTGACGGGGGCCGGTGTAGCCGCCGCCGAGCGCCGGCATCAGCGCCGGGGACGTGGACTTGGGCGGGCCGTTGTTCGTCGCCCCGGTATTGCCCTGGTCGAAGAAGCCGTTGAGGCCGGCGATGCCCAGCGAGAAGTTCGTCACCCAGCCCGGGTCCGGCTTGCCGGCCGCCGCGCCGATGTCGATGGGCCTCGCGAAGTGCAGCCGCATCAGCAGGGGCCCCAGCGACAGGTTGAAGCCGACGGCGGCGTTCAGCACGCGGTGGTCCCAGAAGTCATCCATGTTCTCGCCCACGCCACCGGCGTCCAGGCCCGCCACCGCCTCCAGGTCGCTCAGGAAGGCCACCCGGACGATGTCGTTGAGCGGCAGCTGCAGCTCCAGCGTGGAGTAGACGAAGTGGCGGCCCAGCAGCCACCGCTCGTCGCCGAAGTTCACCCCGCGCAGCGTGTCGAACGACGACAGGAAGTAGGAGCGCGCGTACCGGCCTCCCAGCGTGGTGCCCGCGCCGCCGCGCAAGAAGAGGTGGGTGCGGCCGTAGATGGGGAAGTAGCGCTCGGCGTCCAGGCGGATGTTGCTGTACGCCTCGTTGTTGAAGGGCTGCACGCCCACCGTCGTCTCCAGCAACGCCGAGCTGCCCGCCAGCGGGCCGGTGGCGTAGTGGTACTTCAGCGTGTCGTAGCCAATCTGGCCGCTCACCTCCGTCTGGAAGCGGATGCTCTCGTTGGCCGCCTTCCAGGCCGACAGCAGCTCCTGGTTGGCCTCGTTGCGCTCCGCGAAGAACAGGTAGAACTCGGTCGGGTCGTCGAGGAAGTACTTCGTCCCGCCCAGGCTCAGGTCGCCCTGGAGGTAGAAGAAGGTGCTCAGCGGGTAGCGGAGGCTGCCGAGCACGCCGAAGTACCGCTCACCCGACGTGAAGAACACGGGCGAGTTATCGAAGGTCTGGTCCACCCGGAAGCGCAGCGACTGGAAGACGCCGGTTCCCCACGTCGTCCGGCTCTGGTCGTTGATGTAGAGCAGGTAGCCGTCCGTCAGGTCGAAGCTGCCGTACACCGACAGGGTGAGCAGGAACTGGTGGTCCTTCATGCGGTCACTCGCCGCCGCGAAGAGCTGGCCCACGAAGCCGCCGCCGCCCGCGCCCGCGAAGCCGAAGATGGGGCCGAACTCCAGGTTCTTCCGCGTGAAGGGCTCGTAGTGCTGCGCATCTGTCAGCGGGCGCACCGCCAGCGGCTTCGGCGGCTCCGGCGCGCCCTCGGCGGGCACATCCAGCGCCAGCATGCGCGGCGGCCGCAGCACCGCGGGCCTGCGCTCGCCGGACACGTGGAACAGCATCCACAGGCCGCCGTCCGGCCCGGGACCCGGCTCGAAGACGCCCGTCGTCAGGTCCGTGCGCCGGACGATGCGGCCGTCCGGCATCAGCTCGTGCAGGTCAGAGCTGCTGTTGTTGAAGGCCGTGAAGAACAGCCGGCCGTCCGCCAGCGCCGTGGGGTCCGCATGGTCCCGGTTCTCGTGGGTGATGCGCTCCACCTGGCGGGGGGCGTCCGTCCTCACCCGGAAGAGGTTGAACTTGCGGTGGGATGTGGCGTCGGACGTGAAGACGACGCCCGCCGGGCCCCACGTCACCTGCCGCTCGGAGAACACGTCGTCGGTGAGCTGGAGCGGCTTCGCCTCCGGGCCCGCCTGCAAATCAATCGCATACACGTCGCGCAGGCCCGCGTCGTTGATGCCGATGAAGGCCACCCACCGCCCGTCCGGCGAGAAGGCCGGCGAGTACGCCGCCAGCAGCCCGTGCTTGTCGATGCGGTACGCCACGCGGTTGCCCACTCCCAGCTTCACCGTGGTGCCCACCTCCCGGTCGATGCCGGTGCGGATGGCGGTGCGGCGCACCAGCACGTCCTGCGCGCGCTTCTCCACCACGTGCGCGTAGTCCTGGACGTAGATGACGTCGCGGCCGGTGATTTCCGCCACGAAGGCCAGCTTGTTCTGCGTCAGCGCGAAGCTGCGCCCGGAGATGGGGTGCAGCGACTCCACGCCCGGCGCGCCGTCGCCCGTGACTTTTACTGTCCGGTCGGGAGCGCGCGGGTCCATCAGGTACAGCCGGCTCTCGCCCGTCTCCGGGACAATGGTGCGCAGCGCCAGCACGTGCCCGTCCGGCGAGCTCGTCATCGAGGTGATGTAGCCGGGCCCCTTGTCCAGCATGTCCATGACGGGCGCGGACTGCTCCGAGCTCAGGTACGTCTTGAACGCGCGGCGCTTCAGCCAGTTCTCGAACCGCGCCGCCAGCCGCTTCGGGTCATCCCCGGTGAGCCGCTCCAGCAGCTCCTCGAACTTGAGCGCCGGCGAGTCGCGCGAGCCACCCACCAGCCGCGGCGACTCCTCCAGCACGCGCTGGATGATGCCCTTGCCATACTCCTCCTCGAGGAAGGCCACGCGGACCTGGCCCACCTTGTAGATCCACAGGTAGCCGTAGGGCCCGGGGGAGAAGAAGTCGAGGAAGGCGTAGCCCTTGTACAGGTCCGGATTCACCAGCAAGTCCCGCACCAGCATCTCCGCCTCGGGGTCCATGCCCCGCTTGGCGTAGAACTCGGCCAGACCTTCGATGAACCACAGCGGAATCCCGCCCAGCGGGTCGCCGAACACCTTCGCCTGCTCGGCCACGGTGCGCACCTTCTGGATGGTGAACTGGTGCGCCAGCTCGTGGGTGCTGATCTCCTCGAACAGCTTGTGGTCGCCGAGGTACGGCAGCGTCAGCTTCAGGTCCTCGCCAGTGCTGGTAAGGCCCAGCGTGCCCTCGGACACCTGGAAGAGGTTGGTCTGCAGGAACTCCTGGTAGCTGCTGTAGAGGATGTAAGGGAAGGTCTGCGTGGGGACGTACTGGAAGGTGTCCACGAGGTAGCGGTAGGCCTCTTCGATGAGGGGGGCGGCGCGCTCGGCCACCGCGCGCTCGCGCTCATAGAAGTAGAAGCGCACGCCGCCCGACTTGTCCCCCAGCGTCTTGGCGTAGGTGTAGTTGAAGCCGCCGTCGGGGCTGCCCAGGCCCAGTGACGCCAGCCCGCCACCGTCCGCCGTGCCGCCGTCGCCCGCACCCGCGGCGCTGAGCAGCGTGCCGCCGTCCGCGCCCTGGATGCCCGCCGTGACGGTGCCGCCATCCGCCGCGTCCGTCAGCAGCGGAGGGGCGGAGGGGGGCAGGCCGCCGGTGGCCTCCGGCTCGGGCGTCGGCTGGGCGGACTCCGGGGGTGGGCCGCCAGGCGGGTTGAGCGGATCGCCCGTCTGGGGGGACGTGGTGGGAGCGTCCGGGTTGGCGCCTCCCTGGGCGCCCGGCGGCTGGTCATGTGCCGTGTGCTCCGGGGGCGGGGCCAGGCCGGTGGCACCGGGGCCCACGAGGATGTCCACGTGCCGCCACTCGAATTCGTAGCTGTTCACCGGGGATTTCCCGGGTCGCCGGGGCACGACGTAGAACTGGGCGAGTGCCAGCCCGGGTAGGAGCAGTGCCAGGAGGGCAGCTGCGAGGGGACGGGGGTTCACAGGGGGTCACCTCTTCGAATGGGGAACGGGCGACAGGGCAGCGTCCTGGAAGGTTCCCTCCCAGGGGCTTGTGTATACAAGCGGTTGGATTATTTCTTTCCGTTTACTTGCCGGGCGATGGGTGACCCGCCCGGAGCGGCTTGCGGGGCAACAGGGGCTTTCGTCTGGTGCTGGCGCCCGATGATATGGATGGGGGCATGAGACGCCTTCTTGCACTTTCCTCCACCCTGTTCCTCGCCCTGGGCTGCGGCAAGGACGATGCGACTGATGCCCGAGCCGACTGTCAGCTTGCAGCCATCGATTTGTCGGCCTGTCAGCGTTCCAGCCTCGCCCAGCTTCAGGCTGATGGAATCTGGAACCTCAACGTCGAGCTGAACGACGGCTCCGGCGCCGCCAGCACCATGCGGCTGACGGGGCTCGCCAGCGGCGCGACGCTGCTCGGCCTCAACGTCACGGAGCGGCAGGTCTCCGAAGACACCTTCTTCATCGCCAGCGACGTGGTGGACACGGCGGGAGACCCGGTGCGCTACGTCGTCGCGGGCTGCTCGGCGACGGGGCCGGGCCAGCTGGCCGGCATCTTCCGTCGTTGCCAGGACGGTCGTGCTGACCTGCAGGGCACCTTCGAGGGAGTGCGCCTCGCGCGCCGCGCGGGTGAGGAGGAGTCCTCCAAGGTGGAGCGCGTCGGCGAAGTCGGCCTGCCGCGCGGCTCCGCCACGGAGCTGGCGGTGGCCCACGGCCACGCCTACGTCACCGCCGGCAAGGAAGGCCTGTTCATCTTCGACGTGAGCAACCCCGCGCAGCCGACCCGGGCGGCGGAGTCCAAGCCCGCCGACGACGTCTACAGCGACGTGCTGGTGCATGGGCGGACGCTGTACCTGGCCACGAAGAACAGCGGCATCGGGGTGTTCGACCTGACGGACCCGAAGGCGCCCACCCGCGTCCGCTCGGTGCCGGAGACCGCGGTGGAGGTGGGTTCGCTGGCCATCGACGGGAACACCCTCTTCGCGACGTCGCCGTACCCCAACGCCGAGGTGCTCGTCTTCGACATCGCCACGCCCTCCGCGCCGAAGCTCCTCACGCGCTACTACGTCGAGGGCAGCGAGCCGGCGACGGGCGAGCGCCCGCTGGACGTCACCGCCGCGGACGGCAAGCTGTACGTGAGCCACTGGACGTACGGGATGACGGTGTCGGACGTCACGACGCCGGCCAAGCCGAAGCTGCTGGGGCGCTTCGCGGGCGCCACCTCGCGCACCACGGCGGTGGGCACGTTCGGCAGCCGCACGGTGGCCTTCGACGCGGGCGAGGACTGGGGCGCGCACCTGAGCGTGCTGAACGTGACGGTGCCGGCGCTGCCGGAGCAGATAGGGTCATTCCGCTTGCGCAACGAGGTCTCCATCCGCTCGGTGACGCTGTCCGGCACGAAGCTGTACGTGGCCTACTACCAGGACGGCCTGCGCGTGCTGGACGTCTCGGTGCCCGGCGAGCCCCGGCAGGTGGGCTACTACAACACCTGGCGTGAGGCGGACGTCGGCCGTGGCGTCACCTTCTTCGACGGGCTCAACACCCTGCGCGTGCCGGGCGACGGCTACATCTACGCGACGGAGACGGCGCGCGGGCTGATGATCTTCCGCGAGACGGAGTAGACGCCACGATGAGCGACACCCCGACGCGGCTGTGCGGCCGGTGCCAGGAGCTGCCGGCGAAGCTGGAAGGCACGGGGCGGCTGTTCCTGTGGTGCCCGCTGGGCCACAGCTTCGGCAAGCTGGTGGCCTTCCTGCGGGAGACGGGGCGCGAGTATCAGGTGCGCCCCGAGGCACAGTGCGTCGTGGTGTGCGTGGCGGACGGCGACCTGGGGACGCTGGCGGTGAGCACGGTGGGCGCGCTGACGCAGGAGGAGACGCGGGGCACGCGCGCGCTCTTCCTGGCGGGCGACGGGGAGCCGGGGCTGGCGGACTACCCTCGGGTGGGCTCGCTCCAGCAGTTCGCCACCATGGCGCAGGCGGGGTGGCTGCTGGACATGCTGTCAGAGCAGCGGCTCACCTCGCACTTCCAGCCCATCGTCCATGCGCAGGACACGCGGCGCATCTTCGCCCACGAGGCGCTGCTGCGCGGCCGCGAGCGGGACGGCGCGCTGGTGTCACCGGGGCGGATGTTCCAGACGGCGCGTGACGCGGACCTGCTGTTCCAGCTGGACCTGGCGGCGCGCACCACGGCCATCCGCGAGGCGGTGCGGCACCAGCTGCGCACCCACCTGTTCATCAACTTCACGCCCGCGGCCATCTACGACCCGGCGTACTGCCTGCGCTCCACGGTGTCGGCCATCTCCGAGGCGGGCATTCCCCCGTCGAGCGTCATCTTCGAAATCATCGAGTCGGACCGGGCGGCGGACGCGTACCACCTGAAGGGCATCATCAACTTCTACCGGCAGGCGGGCTTCCGGGTGGCGCTGGACGATTTGGGGGCGGGGTACTCGTCGCTGAACCTCATCCACCAGCTGCGGCCGGACATCATCAAGCTGGACATGGAGCTGGTGCGGGACGTCCACGTGGACCCGTACAAGGGGGCCATCGTGCGGAAGCTGCTGGAAATCGCGCGGCAGCTGGGCATCCAGACGGTGGCGGAGGGCATCGAAACGCCCGAGGAGCTGCGCTGGGTGCGCGCGCACGGGGTGGACTTCGTGCAGGGCTACCTCATCTCGCGTCCGCAGGCCGCGCCGGCGGAGGCGACCCCGTTCTTCACGGGTTGAGGAGGAGGTTGCCGGTGCTCTGGCGTCCCAGGCTGGCGGAGCGGGCGAAGCTCAGCTCGAAGCCGGCTTCCTCGAGTGCGGCGCGGGCGCCGGAGACGTCCCGGTTGGCGACGGCGTTCTGGGCATAGTTGATGAAGGCGCGGGCGCGCTCCACGTGGACGACGACGTTGCCCTGGCCGTCCTGGGAGGCGCTGGCGCCCACGTCGGCGAAGGCGGTGTCCGCCTGGGTGAGGGCGTTGCTCACGTCGAGCTCGCCGATTTCGAGGGCCTGGTCGGCGGCGAGCAGCCACTGCCCCGCGGTCTGGATTTGAGCGAGGCGGCGCTGGCGGGCCTGCTCGACTTCGGCGGCACGGTCGCCGACTCCGTCGATGTGCTGCTCCACGGTGGCGGTGCTCTCGGCGAGCTCCTCGTCGCGGGCCTTCAGCTCGGATTCGAGCTGCTGCATGCGATTCTGGAGTTGGATGAGTTGTTGCTGTGTGGGGGCGGGCTGGGCAGTCGGCTGCGGGGCGCCCGTGCCGCCCGTGCCCGTCGCTCCTACGCCGCTCGTATCTGCTGAGCGCGTGCCATCGGTGCCTGCGCCGCCCGTACCTGCCGCGCTTGTGTCACCGATGCCCACGCTGCCAGTGCCTGCCACGCTTGTGCCACCGATGCCCACGCTGCCCGTGTCTGCCGCACTCGTGTCATCGACGCCGATGCTGCCCGTACCTGCCGCGCTCGTGTCACCGATGCCCGTGCTGCCCGTACCTGCCGCACTCGTGTCATCGACGCCCGTGCCTGCCGCACTCGTGTCATCGACGCCGATGCTGCCTGTGCCAGTCGTGCCCGCGCCTGTCGAGGTGTCGGGCGTC
It encodes:
- a CDS encoding PD40 domain-containing protein; amino-acid sequence: MNPRPLAAALLALLLPGLALAQFYVVPRRPGKSPVNSYEFEWRHVDILVGPGATGLAPPPEHTAHDQPPGAQGGANPDAPTTSPQTGDPLNPPGGPPPESAQPTPEPEATGGLPPSAPPLLTDAADGGTVTAGIQGADGGTLLSAAGAGDGGTADGGGLASLGLGSPDGGFNYTYAKTLGDKSGGVRFYFYERERAVAERAAPLIEEAYRYLVDTFQYVPTQTFPYILYSSYQEFLQTNLFQVSEGTLGLTSTGEDLKLTLPYLGDHKLFEEISTHELAHQFTIQKVRTVAEQAKVFGDPLGGIPLWFIEGLAEFYAKRGMDPEAEMLVRDLLVNPDLYKGYAFLDFFSPGPYGYLWIYKVGQVRVAFLEEEYGKGIIQRVLEESPRLVGGSRDSPALKFEELLERLTGDDPKRLAARFENWLKRRAFKTYLSSEQSAPVMDMLDKGPGYITSMTSSPDGHVLALRTIVPETGESRLYLMDPRAPDRTVKVTGDGAPGVESLHPISGRSFALTQNKLAFVAEITGRDVIYVQDYAHVVEKRAQDVLVRRTAIRTGIDREVGTTVKLGVGNRVAYRIDKHGLLAAYSPAFSPDGRWVAFIGINDAGLRDVYAIDLQAGPEAKPLQLTDDVFSERQVTWGPAGVVFTSDATSHRKFNLFRVRTDAPRQVERITHENRDHADPTALADGRLFFTAFNNSSSDLHELMPDGRIVRRTDLTTGVFEPGPGPDGGLWMLFHVSGERRPAVLRPPRMLALDVPAEGAPEPPKPLAVRPLTDAQHYEPFTRKNLEFGPIFGFAGAGGGGFVGQLFAAASDRMKDHQFLLTLSVYGSFDLTDGYLLYINDQSRTTWGTGVFQSLRFRVDQTFDNSPVFFTSGERYFGVLGSLRYPLSTFFYLQGDLSLGGTKYFLDDPTEFYLFFAERNEANQELLSAWKAANESIRFQTEVSGQIGYDTLKYHYATGPLAGSSALLETTVGVQPFNNEAYSNIRLDAERYFPIYGRTHLFLRGGAGTTLGGRYARSYFLSSFDTLRGVNFGDERWLLGRHFVYSTLELQLPLNDIVRVAFLSDLEAVAGLDAGGVGENMDDFWDHRVLNAAVGFNLSLGPLLMRLHFARPIDIGAAAGKPDPGWVTNFSLGIAGLNGFFDQGNTGATNNGPPKSTSPALMPALGGGYTGPRH
- a CDS encoding LVIVD repeat-containing protein, which encodes MRRLLALSSTLFLALGCGKDDATDARADCQLAAIDLSACQRSSLAQLQADGIWNLNVELNDGSGAASTMRLTGLASGATLLGLNVTERQVSEDTFFIASDVVDTAGDPVRYVVAGCSATGPGQLAGIFRRCQDGRADLQGTFEGVRLARRAGEEESSKVERVGEVGLPRGSATELAVAHGHAYVTAGKEGLFIFDVSNPAQPTRAAESKPADDVYSDVLVHGRTLYLATKNSGIGVFDLTDPKAPTRVRSVPETAVEVGSLAIDGNTLFATSPYPNAEVLVFDIATPSAPKLLTRYYVEGSEPATGERPLDVTAADGKLYVSHWTYGMTVSDVTTPAKPKLLGRFAGATSRTTAVGTFGSRTVAFDAGEDWGAHLSVLNVTVPALPEQIGSFRLRNEVSIRSVTLSGTKLYVAYYQDGLRVLDVSVPGEPRQVGYYNTWREADVGRGVTFFDGLNTLRVPGDGYIYATETARGLMIFRETE
- a CDS encoding EAL domain-containing protein — protein: MSDTPTRLCGRCQELPAKLEGTGRLFLWCPLGHSFGKLVAFLRETGREYQVRPEAQCVVVCVADGDLGTLAVSTVGALTQEETRGTRALFLAGDGEPGLADYPRVGSLQQFATMAQAGWLLDMLSEQRLTSHFQPIVHAQDTRRIFAHEALLRGRERDGALVSPGRMFQTARDADLLFQLDLAARTTAIREAVRHQLRTHLFINFTPAAIYDPAYCLRSTVSAISEAGIPPSSVIFEIIESDRAADAYHLKGIINFYRQAGFRVALDDLGAGYSSLNLIHQLRPDIIKLDMELVRDVHVDPYKGAIVRKLLEIARQLGIQTVAEGIETPEELRWVRAHGVDFVQGYLISRPQAAPAEATPFFTG